In Salmo trutta chromosome 37, fSalTru1.1, whole genome shotgun sequence, the following proteins share a genomic window:
- the LOC115176388 gene encoding farnesyl pyrophosphate synthase-like — protein MGDSSCSNGTHHSGAVQSDPQLFEAQFEELVTELTEQDLTDSVLADALNRLREVLHYNTPGGKRNRGLSVIGSLRELVPPTELTQDAVRRALLVGWCIELLQAFFLVADDIMDASVTRRGQPCWYKRERVGLDAINDSFLLEGSIYRLLRRHCRAQPYYVHLLELFTETSFQTELGQALDLMTAPPGQIDLNRFTMERYKAIVKYKTAFYSFYLPVAAAMYMAGIDSEEEHNNAKHILLEMGEFFQIQDDYLDCYGDPAVTGKIGTDIQDNKCGWLVVTALGVMTPEQRAELESCYGRHDSVSVEKVKALYNTLQMPTLYHQYEDDSYQRLQKLIARHAQNLPHAVFLNFAKKIYKRNK, from the exons ATG GGTGACAGTAGTTGCAGCAACGGGACCCACCATTCGGGAGCAGTGCAGTCAGACCCACAGCTGTTTGAAGCCCAGTTTGAGGAGCTGGTGACTGAGCTCACAGAGCAGGACCTCACAGACTCTGTCCTCGCTGATGCTCTCAACAGACTCCGAGAG gtGTTGCATTACAACACTCCTGGAGGAAAAAGAAACCGAGGTCTGTCTGTGATTGGCTCTTTGAGGGAGCTTGTTCCTCCCACTGAGCTGACCCAGGATGCTGTGCGAAGGGCCCTGCTGGTTGGCTGGTGCATTGAGCTG ctccagGCGTTCTTCCTGGTAGCTGATGACATCATGGATGCTTCAGTGACTCGGCGAGGTCAGCCCTGCTGGTACAAGAGG GAGAGAGTGGGTCTGGATGCCATCAATGATTCCTTCCTTCTGGAGGGATCCATCTACAGACTACTGCGCAGACACTGCAGGGCACAGCCCTACTACGTACACCTATTGGAGCTCTTcactgag ACATCCTTCCAGACAGAGCTGGGCCAGGCACTGGACCTGATGACCGCTCCTCCTGGTCAAATAGACCTCAACCGCTTCACCATGGAGAG ATATAAGGCCATAGTAAAGTACAAGACTGCCTTCTACTCCTTCTACCTCCCTGTGGCAGCAGCCATGTACATG GCGGGCATCGACAGTGAAGAGGAACACAACAACGCCAAGCACATCTTACTGGAGATGGGAGAGTTCTTCCAGATACAG GATGACTACCTGGATTGCTATGGCGACCCGGCGGTGACAGGAAAGATTGGAACAGACATCCAGGACAACAAATGCGGCTGGCTGGTGGTGACAGCTCTAGGGGTCATGACCCCGGAACAAAGGGCAGAGCTGGAG TCATGTTATGGTCGGCATGACAGTGTGAGTGTGGAGAAGGTGAAAGCACTGTACAACACCCTACAGATGCCCACCCTGTACCACCAATACGAAGACGACAGCTATCAGCGCTTACAGAAACTCATCGCGCGTCACGCCCAAAACCTTCCACACGCAGTTTTCCTCAACTTCGCCAAGAAAATCTACAAGAGAAACAAGTGA
- the LOC115176425 gene encoding uncharacterized protein LOC115176425: MHSSSRTFAPPSRPRRFDTSRRTTTAAEPKPHGPVSQREDKNMNTISSSSPRRATKVTPESSRTRVGVQPHAPLGQSRLGLQRNTAPLSTTKPKPKSVRAAAAVLKRAPPPPPLPHLDPNCNEPSLPCLCCDGHSPQDNNSLFNHNHNNNNTISIRQQLKLQPPPPPPLLPQRQEGTGGKTKTQASPSQTRPQPQVLAPACPPNALELEKGIKDEENADVNKNTDVVIDNKKETEEEMDNKKETEEEENSVDVEVDDDDDDDDDTLVPSCCDFPPSLLDLSLTSSTSSSSTSISSCSDLESDCADLSISLSSSGHKGNADLLISQDHTLIHVPERYPASRSPPVLLLNPKPPSVSRCPSSPPHDCSPDEGYPSAPASPSSSDYLGVKGQTGLGSDVAKLGLLDFLESVGDFGKMERFSQVIQVARWDLEGDLQGDLLRDRLDHLDRLESVNRQVKLAHIARLHEKGLDLGDLDKEDLSDVLDEMGNVDMSWKLYKGRGGSLGDSQEFSDAGVDLTAPSDCDEPLVSQSETSSPIEPPPRPPKPPARYASVNSELHTYINISRDITPSVSVCTSPSSSPTFYTFRCEKALPPSPRSVHPPLLCQHIPYFTLYKSSPLPFSLPSSTPPIPPPSEEAPSP, encoded by the coding sequence ATGCACTCCTCTAGCCGAACCTTCGCTCCGCCCTCGAGGCCTCGTCGCTTCGACACGAGCAGGCGGACCACCACCGCAGCGGAACCAAAGCCACACGGCCCTGTTTCCCAGAGGGaagacaaaaacatgaacaccatttcctcttcctctcctcggCGCGCCACCAAAGTGACCCCCGAGTCTTCCAGGACCAGGGTGGGGGTCCAGCCTCATGCCCCCTTGGGTCAGTCCAGATTGGGCTTACAGAGAAACACAGCTCCCCTCTCTACGACCAAACCCAAACCCAAAAGTGTCCGTGCAGCAGCAGCTGTGTTGAAACgcgcccctcctcctcctcctcttcctcatctggaCCCCAACTGTAATGAACCCAGCCTGCCTTGTCTGTGCTGCGACGGCCATTCCCCCCAGGACAATAACAGTCTgttcaaccacaaccacaacaacaacaataccatCTCCATCAGACAGCAGCTGAAGCTTCAgccccctccaccacctcccctGCTACCCCAGAGACAGGAGGGGACAGGGGGCAAGACCAAGACACAGGCCAGCCCCTCTCAGACCAGGCCCCAGCCTCAGGTCCTGGCCCCGGCCTGCCCCCCTAATGCCCTGGAACTAGAGAAAGGAATAAAAGATGAGGAGAATGCAGATGTTAACAAGAACACAGATGTGGTCATAGACAACAAGAAAGAAACGGAGGAAGAGATGGATAACAAGAAAGAAACGGAGGAAGAGGAAAACAGTGTGGATGTTGaagttgatgatgatgatgatgatgatgatgacacgtTGGTCCCATCGTGCTGcgacttccctccctctctcctggatCTCTCCCtgacctcctccacctcctcatcctccactTCCATCAGCTCCTGCTCCGATCTGGAGTCAGACTGCGccgatctctccatctctctctcgtcctctggCCACAAGGGGAACGCTGATCTGTTAATCTCTCAGGACCACACTCTCATTCACGTTCCTGAACGCTACCCAGCCTCCCGTTCACCCCCAGTCCTGCTCCTCAACCCCaaacccccctctgtctctcgttGCCCTTCCTCCCCCCCACACGACTGCTCCCCAGACGAGGGCTACCCCTCCGCCCccgcctccccctcctcctctgacTACCTGGGGGTCAAAGGTCAGACAGGCTTAGGGTCAGACGTCGCCAAACTAGGCCTCCTGGACTTCCTGGAGTCAGTGGGAGACTTTGGAAAGATGGAGCGCTTTAGCCAGGTGATTCAGGTGGCTCGCTGGGACCTGGAGGGGGATCTTCAGGGGGATCTACTGAGGGATCGACTGGATCACCTGGACCGACTGGAGAGTGTCAACAGGCAGGTGAAGCTGGCCCACATCGCCAGGCTCCATGAGAAGGGACTGGATCTAGGTGATCTGGACAAGGAAGATCTCTCTGATGTTCTGGATGAGATGGGGAACGTGGATATGTCTTGGAAGCTCTATAAGGGCCGGGGAGGGTCGTTGGGAGATTCCCAGGAGTTCTCTGATGCTGGAGTGGATCTGACAGCACCTTCAGACTGTGACGAGCCCCTGGTCTCACAATCAGAGACATCTTCGCCCATAGAGCCCCCACCGAGACCCCCCAAACCCCCTGCCCGCTATGCCAGCGTGAACTCTGAACTCCACACCTACATCAACATCAGCCGTGACATCACCCCCTCCGTCTCTGTCTGCACCTCTCCATCCTCATCCCCCACTTTCTACACCTTCAGGTGTGAGAaggccctccctccttccccacgCTCCGTCcaccctcctcttctctgtcaGCACATCCCTTACTTTACTCTCTACAAATCTTCCCCTCTCCcattctccctcccctcctccactccccccatccccccccccTCGGAGGAAGCACCTAGCCCGTAA
- the LOC115176596 gene encoding RUN and SH3 domain-containing protein 1-like, producing the protein MRRKEERAKEQYDIDGLAVDGWRDGGGRSGVERDRETDIFGGVKEDEGEKEESRDVFRTTSFTDMARRRKRNSGFGSNVSLASDPYYSTGNTNTSNNVNFETFKYSPVLSETPPPPPPRPLPPVPPTLPPLKVCTLLANSLRPERFDWLMAFSPDGETLTPPLEVRKSNEETLKKSTSGSTSSSGSTSGSGSKVMTFKELRNRSKHSSPAYQLITEPDPDPTVITPDPDFLYNLKWRREKTDSDGIQWEYTSQAQATFLQPPPLTSLAAFREMFQKAEDAIGQPELCPSQQIGCSASEGNLWRMDGQRKEEGEKRKEEVEEEEVEVRGTADGGRTWESRTTAVRSVSFAGSVQRGGTSWMGDDVKAPLRGLGLSSLCLLEKRALVSAVSVAVEAILAQFSSSRTLVQKSASINKALSGDSSVNPSLGRLVLQCLCPALRSLLSDGLKPHQSDLISGRRPNSAWGLVQASTRPGPSTQSLYSLQARIGELPQLRQNKHRFNAFLLGLLNIKLMDFWLSHLQSCSDVLVTFYRPSSFMRLSLTSCQPLFEELLLLLQPLSLLTLNLDLLFQHHHLEPANHSPEIPSPPNQDLGFRRSPRGSASQGRGSSNLESLSELYFGRAEPEATNRNASSSSLANSGVGGLVESLKPESLSVGPAKVSGGLAETSPQLMWVQEKGMMELAPPNVEEASLSQQAGQVIQQGWGAVVRWGGKLGQNLAELSLSAVQNQEGTSRDPPEPQASTQAWSDPPQVVGALAVPWGLGRLFGASNNPTIPTLPTRRPSQWLSPGVSVLTRMVSSSSSANQRRVLEPQQVEEVVEREMEETWDNPRPLRSVRTLCDHSGTGAELSFQKGEELVVLGGVDHDWIRCRQGDREGLVPIGYASLIL; encoded by the exons atgaggagaaaagaggagagggctaAGGAGCAGTATGATATAGATGGGTTGGctgtggatggatggagagatggaggagggaggtcaggggtggagagggatagagagactgATATATTTGGAGGAGTaaaggaggatgagggagagaaagaggagagcagagatgtgtTTAGAACCACGTCTTTCACTGACATGgcgagaaggaggaagagaaacaGTGGGTTTGGGTCTAACGTTAGCCTAGCATCTGACCCCTACTACAGCACTGGCAATACCAACACCTCTAACAATGTTAACTTTGAGACTTTCAAATATTCTCCTGTGCTCTCGGaaacccctccccctcctcccccgcgTCCCTTACCCCCTGTCCCCCCTACCCTGCCCCCCCTCAAAGTTTGCACCCTTCTCGCCAACTCTTTACGCCCAGAGCGATTTGATTGGCTCATGGCTTTCTCCCCCGATGGTGAAACCCTGACCCCGCCCTTGGAAGTTAGAAAATCCAATGAGGAAACCCTGAAGAAATCTACTTCCGGGTCAACGTCGTCATCTGGGTCAACGTCAGGGTCGGGTTCAAAAGTGATGACCTTCAAGGAACTGCGTAACCGTAGCAAACACAGCTCCCCGGCCTACCAACTAATAACTGAACCGGATCCTGATCCCACAGTCATAACCCCTGACCCTGACTTCCTCTACAACCTCAAGTGGAGGAGGGAAAAGACGGACAGCGACGGAATCCAATGGGAGTACACCTCCCAGGCCCAGGCCACCTTCCTGCAACCACCTCCCCTCACCTCATTGGCTGCTTTTAGGGAAATGTTCCAGAAAGCAGAGGATGCGATTGGACAACCCGAGTTATGTCCCTCGCAGCAGATTGGGTGCTCAGCCAGTGAAGGGAACCTGTGGAGGATGGATGGacagagaaaagaggagggagaaaagaggaaagaagaggtggaggaagaagaggtggagGTGAGAGGAACAGCTGATGGAGGAAGAACCTGGGAGTCAAGAACTACAG CGGTTCGTAGCGTCTCATTCGCCGGCTCTGTACAGAGAGGCGGGACTTCCTGGATGGGCGATGACGTGAAGGCCCCTCTGAGAGGCCTAGGGCTGTCCTCTCTGTGCCTGCTGGAAAAAAGAG CTCTGGTCAGTGCAGTCAGTGTGGCAGTGGAGGCCATTTTGGCTCAGTTCAGCTCCTCACGGACCCTGGTGCAGAAG TCTGCCTCCATTAACAAG GCTCTATCAGGAGACAGCAGTGTGAATCCGTCTCTGGGTCGGCTGGTGCTGCAGTGTTTGTGCCCCGCCCTGCGGAGCCTGCTCTCCGACGGCCTCAAGCCCCACCAGAGTGATTTGATCTCGGGCAGGAGGCCAAACTCAGCCTGGGGACTGGTCCAGGCCTCCACCAGGCCAG gGCCCAGCACTCAGTCCCTGTACAGCCTCCAGGCTAGAATAGGAGAGCTGCCCCAGCTCAGGCAGAACAAACACAGGTTCAACGCCTTCCTCCTCGGCCTCCTCAA CATCAAGCTTATGGATTTCTGGCTGTCCCATCTCCAGTCATGCAGTG atgtGTTGGTGACGTTCTACCGGCCCTCCTCCTTCATGCGTTTGTCGTTGACTTCCTGCCAGCCTCTGTTTGAggagctcctcctcctgctgcagcCCCTCAGTCTCCTGACCCTTAACCTCGACCTGCTCTTCCAGcaccaccacctggagccagccaATCACAGCCCAGAGATCCCCAGCCCACCCAATCAGGACCTGGGATTCAGGCGCTCGCCCCGGGGGTCCGCTTCCCAAGGCAGGGGCAGCAGCAATCTCGAAAGCCTATCAGAGCTGTACTTTGGGAGAGCAGAACCCGAGGCGACCAATCGTAATGCGAGCTCGTCGTCCCTGGCCAACTCAGGGGTGGGAGGGTTGGTGGAGTCACTGAAGCCAGAGAGTCTCAGTGTGGGGCCTGCGAAGGTCTCTGGGGGTCTTGCGGAGACAAGTCCTCAGCTGATGTGGGTTCAGGAGAAAGGAATGATGGAGCTAGCACCTCCTAATGTTGAGGAGGCCAGTCTCTCCCAACAGGCAGGACAG GTGATCCAGCAGGGATGGGGGGCTGTGGTACGCTGGGGGGGCAAGCTGGGCCAGAACCTGGCTGAACTCAGCCTGTCTGCAGTACAGAACCAGGAGGGGACATCCAGAGACCCCCCAGAGCCCCAGGCCAGTACCCAGGCCTGGAGTGACCCTCCTCAGGTCGTTGGAGCATTGGCGGTCCCCTGGGGTTTGGGACGGCTGTTTGGAGCCTCCAATAACCCCACGATACCCACACTTCCAACCAG acGTCCATCTCAGTGGTTGTCTCCAGGGGTGTCTGTTCTGACCCGGATGGTGAGCAGCAGTTCCAGTGCTAACCAGAGGAGGGTGCTGGAGCCCCAGCAGGTAGaagaggtggtagagagagagatggaggagacatgggacaaCCCAAGACCCCTCAG gtCAGTCAGAACACTATGCGACCACTctggcacaggggcggagctaaGCTTCCAGAAAGGGGAGGAGTTAGTGGTTTTAGGGGGTGTCGATCACGACTGGATTCGCTGTCGTCAGGGAGACCGAGAGGGGCTCGTACCCATTGGCTACGCCTCACTGATCCTGTGA